Genomic segment of Bacteroides stercoris ATCC 43183:
TCTACTTATTGGCGGCTACTTATGAGAATTTTTATGACCGCTTTACGGCTCAGGAACGCCAGAGGATAGAAGAAATTGTGATGAAGGTACTGGACTTCTATTATAAGGACCGCCTTTTGGGACGTACTGAGAATATGTTTTTCGATGAACACATCTGGCAATTCGAAATACGCCGTTTCTTACAAGCCTCGTTAGTGATGTATGACAAATATCCTGCTGCAAAAGAATACCTGGAATACTATTATGAACTTTGGAATACACGCGGACCGGGTACAGGTTTCAATCGCGACGGGGCATGGCACAATGGCGCCAACTATTTCAGCGCCAACGCTGTCAGTCTGTGTTATCTTCCCACACTATTCAGTTATCTCACCGGATTTGATTTTCTGCAACATCCCTGGTATAAAAATGCAGGAATCGGTACTGCGTATACCTGGCTTCCGGGTTCCTTAAGTGCCGGATTCGGCGACGGGCACGAAAAAAGGAACGGCAAGCCTTTGCGTATCCGAAGTGCCTTTGCCGATTTTCTGGCCCGCACCACCAATGACCCGTATGCCGCCTGGTATTCAGCCGCTAACAACCGATACAATACCGAATCTGAAACCCGCCTTTACCGTCTTGCCTCCGGCAAGCAACGTCCTGCCGATTGCGAACTGCCGGCAGATGCGCCAAAGGCTGTCTGGTTCAGAGATTGCGGTGAAATGGTAGCCAACAGCAATTTGAGAGATTTAAAAAAGAATGTCAGCCTAAGTTTCCGTTCCAGCCCTTTCGGTTCGGGCAACCACACGCACTCCAATCAGAATGCGTTCAATCTGCATTATGGCGGGGAAGCGGTTTACCATGCCGTAGGCCATTATATGAATTTTTCCGATCCACATAATCTGCTGTCTTATCGCAATACCCGCGCCCATAACACCCTACTAATAAACGGTATCGGCCAACCTTTTACGCCCGATGCCTACGGATACATTGTGCGCATGTTCAACGGCGACAATATCTCTTATGCCTTGGGGGACGCCTCGGCGGCATACTGTGGCATCAGTGACATCCGCCTGTGGAAAAACAGTTTCAAGAAGTATCACCTGACACAAACTCCAGAAAACGGTTTCGGTGAAACGCCATTGAAGAAATACCGCCGTCATATTTTTCTGTTGCATCCCAACAAGGTGGTTATCTACGACGAACTGGAAGCCAGTGAAAAGGTACATTGGGACTGGTTGCTGCATAGTCCTGTAAAATTCGATATAAATCCAGTCACAGCCACGCTCACAACCGTAAACAAAGAAAAAGGATTCACTTCTGTTGCCCAACTGTTTAGTGGGCAAAAAGCGACTATTACCCAGACGGATAAATTTGCAGCGCCTCCGAATGACGCAGACGCCCAGCGTGGTGAGGACTTCACTGCTCCCTGGTCGCTTACTGCAAGCTTCGGACCGAGCAAGAGCAACCGCATACTTACCATTATTCAGGTTGAAGCCGATGGTATGCAGGCAGTACAAATCATGAAAGAAGGCAATGCTTTCCGATGCGGTGAATGGACTATCGAAGCCGAACTGGATGCAAAGCGTCCGGGGCGTCTGTACATCCGTAATAACCGGAACAATGCAGTATTCAGTTATGGAAACAAAAAACCGGAAATAAATGGAGAGACTTATTCGTGTAAAGAGAAAGACGCTTCTGTCCTGTTTGATAGTATTAATGGAAAATGGGAAACTCAGGAAATGAGTGACCAGAGAATACAGACAATGGGAAAATGGTAAGAATACACATAATGATAACTATACCAATGTGATTTCAAAACATATCCCATCTATATTTAAAACTCAGTCATGAAAATAATAATAATCGATATTAGACGTTTTTGAAATATAATCAAACAAATTCAAAACAGAACAAGGCAATAATGCAAGTCCTTTCAACACTAGCGCACTTCGTTCTACAAAGTTCCCGTTACTTTTGCACATAAATTATTATTAATCTATATCAAAAAAAACACTTATCTACGATGAAGAAAAGATTTTTATCCTTAATTGCAGGAACCTGTCTGTCTGTTACACTCTTTGCACAAAACAACTTTATCACCAAAGAACATGGATTCGTACACGGAATTTCAAAAGAATATGAATGGCCCACCGATCCTGAAGTGCTGAAAAAATTAGAACAATGGCAAGACCTTAAATTCGGTATCATGTTCCATTGGGGAATATACTCGGTGCCCGGTATCTCAGAGTCATGGGCTTTATGCTCAGAAGATAGATTTACCGACCGCCGAAAAAAGATACTCCCGGGAGCCACTTATGGTGACTTCAAAAAATGGTATTGGGGATTAGCAGAATCTTTTAATCCTACCAAATTCGAACCGACGGAATGGGCAGCCATCATGAAAGATGCCGGATTCAAATATTTAATATTTACGACCAAACATCATGACGGTTTCTGTATGTTCGACTCTAAATATACAGATTATAACATTGCACAAGGTCCTTATAAAAACGGGAAATACAAAAATGTAGCCTATCATCTGTTCAATGCTTTCCGTCAACAAGGTTTTATGATTGGTGCTTACTTTTCCAAACCGGACTGGCACTGTGAATATTATTGGGATCCTGCGCTTTCCACTCCAACCCGTAATCCAAACTATGACATCCAAAAATATCCTGAAAAATGGACTAAATATCAACAATACACCGCCAATCAAATTGACGAGCTCATGTCAAACTATGGCAGAATAGATATTCTTTGGTTAGACGGCGGTTGGGTCAGAAAGGACAAAGGACAAGACATCAAATTGGATGAAATCGTAGATAATGCACGCAAAAAACAACCGGGACTGATTGCCGTAGACAGAACGATTCCCGGAAGAAATGAAAATTATCAGACACCGGAACTAAATGTACCCAAAACACAACAGACACACCCATGGGAAAGCTGCATCACACTGGCAAATTCATGGGGTTGGAACCCAACTCCTAAATACAAATCCGTCAACCGGATTATCAATACATTAGCAGAAATTACTGCTAAAGGCGGCTGCCTAGCCTTGAACGTAGGTCCTACCGGTGAAGGCGTCATTGAAGAAGAAGCAATCATAAGATTGAAACAGATAGGAGAATGGCTAAGGAAAAACGGAAAAGCTATTTATGCAACCCGTATCACTCCCAACTACAATTATGGCAATGTATGGTTCACCGCCAATAAGGATAGAAAAACACTATATGCCATTTATGCGCTTCCCGAAGGAGAAAAACTTCCGGCAAGCATTGAATGGGAAGGTAATGAACCAAGTGGCAAAATGACATTACTGCAAAACGGGAAACAGGTAAAATACACTTGTGAAAA
This window contains:
- a CDS encoding alpha-L-fucosidase — protein: MKKRFLSLIAGTCLSVTLFAQNNFITKEHGFVHGISKEYEWPTDPEVLKKLEQWQDLKFGIMFHWGIYSVPGISESWALCSEDRFTDRRKKILPGATYGDFKKWYWGLAESFNPTKFEPTEWAAIMKDAGFKYLIFTTKHHDGFCMFDSKYTDYNIAQGPYKNGKYKNVAYHLFNAFRQQGFMIGAYFSKPDWHCEYYWDPALSTPTRNPNYDIQKYPEKWTKYQQYTANQIDELMSNYGRIDILWLDGGWVRKDKGQDIKLDEIVDNARKKQPGLIAVDRTIPGRNENYQTPELNVPKTQQTHPWESCITLANSWGWNPTPKYKSVNRIINTLAEITAKGGCLALNVGPTGEGVIEEEAIIRLKQIGEWLRKNGKAIYATRITPNYNYGNVWFTANKDRKTLYAIYALPEGEKLPASIEWEGNEPSGKMTLLQNGKQVKYTCENGKVTVILPQGLKNEALAFSFRVKK
- a CDS encoding DUF4962 domain-containing protein, producing MKTRLAVIGILCVLLIPAYANNPLRKAPYPQQDNIIYLNPAPLLVPPSMKQSDYLQFNLSQDKNFKGDNDILSKPVPWCMFNPHKILDTGLWYWRFRSVSKTGEEMPWSKTYSFTVEESTPRFATPPFEVFLNNIPKNSPRIYCFLNDRLEDARKNVRSNPEFEVMIDDARSALAMDFSTDTQPYKHVFAMSENFDKLNTAYQMLQYNLYVEKMLANVRCLLKQNPTKNFMGNDFKAGELVYLLAATYENFYDRFTAQERQRIEEIVMKVLDFYYKDRLLGRTENMFFDEHIWQFEIRRFLQASLVMYDKYPAAKEYLEYYYELWNTRGPGTGFNRDGAWHNGANYFSANAVSLCYLPTLFSYLTGFDFLQHPWYKNAGIGTAYTWLPGSLSAGFGDGHEKRNGKPLRIRSAFADFLARTTNDPYAAWYSAANNRYNTESETRLYRLASGKQRPADCELPADAPKAVWFRDCGEMVANSNLRDLKKNVSLSFRSSPFGSGNHTHSNQNAFNLHYGGEAVYHAVGHYMNFSDPHNLLSYRNTRAHNTLLINGIGQPFTPDAYGYIVRMFNGDNISYALGDASAAYCGISDIRLWKNSFKKYHLTQTPENGFGETPLKKYRRHIFLLHPNKVVIYDELEASEKVHWDWLLHSPVKFDINPVTATLTTVNKEKGFTSVAQLFSGQKATITQTDKFAAPPNDADAQRGEDFTAPWSLTASFGPSKSNRILTIIQVEADGMQAVQIMKEGNAFRCGEWTIEAELDAKRPGRLYIRNNRNNAVFSYGNKKPEINGETYSCKEKDASVLFDSINGKWETQEMSDQRIQTMGKW